TGACTGCCCAAAACAATATGCGCCAGCAAGGCAGTGGTCCAACCCGAGCCCGAGCCAATATCCAAAACTTTGTCGCCTTGCTTGGGCTGGAGCAGTTCCATCATGAAAGCAACAGTGTATGGCTGGGATATGGTTTGACTAAAACCAATGGGATAAGGGTGGTCACCCTCGGCAAATGATTCTGAACCTGGTGCCATAAAATCGACCCGCTTAATCTCCTGGAATGCCTTGATGATTCGCGGGGTTTTTAGGGTTCCTTCTTGAATGTGCCAATTAATAAGTTTAGACATCTTCTCCTCCTCCTTTCTCCTCTCATGATGCACGATGCACGTATCACAATACAAGACGAGTTATTTGGGATTGTGTTCGTGTTATCGTGATATGAGTCGTGTTATGTGTAGCGTGAATCGTGATTGAAGCTCTTGACTTTTTTTTCTAGATATGATATAATGATAGCAGAAGAGTAAAAAACAAAAATATATTCCCAAGAAATTAAACGGAATCAGGTCCAAAAGGCCTAAAAAGTAAAAAATTCTTCTAAAAAACACAGATTCTTCCTTCTGCGGCAAACCAGCCGTAGTTGGATGGAGTCCTATAAAACAAAAACAAAAAATAAAATGAAAAATTTGCTTGCCAAGATACGTTTTTTCGTATCTAAAAACATCCCTCAGCTGCTCAACTTCCCTCGGCATCGAATGCCCGTCATCGAGATGAGCTCGTCGATAAGTCGGTTTCTGAATATAGCGAAAAACAAAAAGATTATCCAAATTATCTCTATTATTTTAAGTGTTGAAATAGCGCTCTTTGGGGTGCTTTTTTTAGTTCCTAGTGTTGCTTATCTTTCTCAAGTCGATGCCGAGCATATAATTCAATTAACCAATAGCGAACGAACAAAATATAATCTGCCGCCGCTTACAGCCAATGAACAGCTCACCCTGGCCGCTGAAAACAAGGCCAAGGATCTCCTGGCAAGGCAATATTTTAGCCACACAACTCCAGATGGAAAGGTATTCTCGGCTTGGATCAAAGGGGCGGATTATGAATATTCTTATGCTGGGGAAAATTTAGCCATTGGTTTTGTTACTAATCAAGGCGTGGTTGATGCCTGGATGCGGAGCGGCAAGCATCGAGCCAACATCTTGGGCAGCCAATACCAAGAAATCGGCCTGGCAGTCATTACTGGCCAGTTCAATGACCAGGAAACAACCATTATTGTGCAAACCTTTGGCAAACCAAGAAGATAGTTTTTGGGTGTTCCCCTACTCTCATTTTATTAGCAATCTGAATTACGAAATTTCTAATTCAAAATAATATCAGCCTCAGCTAAAGTCAGATAAGCGCTCCGTCGCTACAGCTTTGGAGCGTCGGCGACCTCTGGCTGGAATAATAATTAATAAGGAAGAAACTTATGAACCCAAAAATTCGCGCCTTCCTGACAAAAAAACAACGAGCAGGAGAAATTTATAATATTCGCGGCTCACCATAATTTTTAAAAACAGTAGGCCCTGTACCAAAGTGTCGCCTGTTGGTGGCATTAAACCCCAAACCTGATGCGGTACAGGGTAAATAATCGCTCTTTTCTTAAAACGCCAAAGTAAGGAAAGCTCTTTAACAATTCAATATCTAATCATCTTTTAAAACTAACCCCCAATAAAATAAGGCATGGGACTACCTCTTTTTGAGGGGGAAAAGCCCTGTACCATTATAAGTACAGGATAAACAAAAACTAATTCTAACATCTCGTTGGGATTAGTTTTTTTATAATAAGGGCGAATATTATACCAAGGATTGCGCCCGCAAAAATATCACCGGGATAGTGAACCCCAACATATACCCGGGATAGGGCAATCAAAGCCGCCCCAACTAAAAACCAAATGCCAATTTTCTTGTTGTACAAAAAAATTGTACAGGCCAGAGCAAAGGCAATTGTAGTGTGATCCGAAGGAAAAGATTTGCCTGCAAACAACTGTTCAATTAATTTGTTCACCTGGAAACTGACATAAGGACGAGGCCGATAAAAAAATAAGCCCAAACCACGCGCCATCCCCCAGCCCAGTAGCCCTGCCAGCACTGCGCGAGCCGCATTCATCCTAGTCAATATTGCCCCTTGCTTGTGCGGCGGCAAAAATCCTAAAGCCAAAATTAAAAAAATCATCAACCAAATAGCGTAGGATGCAAAAAAGATTCCCAAAAAATCCAGGACATCATTCTTGCCGGCTAAGTTGTTGATGAGTTGGAAGAGTTGTAAGTCCACTCTACGATTTATTATTTATTATTTATTATTTACTATTTATTATTCTTTCGTTCAGTACTTTTTCTCTCTTCCATATCCTACGATGAATAATAAATAGTAAATAATAAATTACAACTGACACTCTGAACAAAAATGCGTTCCCCGGCCATTCAACTTAATCTTCTTAATCGTCCCGCCACACCGTTTACACCTCTCCCCTCCCCGTCCATAAACTTTTAAATGTGAAGTATAACCACCTTGGCGACCACTGGCATCAACATAAGTATCAACCGAAGTGCCGCGAAGAGCAACAGCGGCCTTTAATATTTTTTTGATGCCCTGCTCAAGTTTTTTTATCTCCTCGTGTTTTAAGGTTCTGACCAAGCGCGTTGGGCGGATACCCGCGTAAAAACACGCTTCGTCTGCATAAATATTGCCTATACCCGCAATATTTTTTTGATCCATTAAAACTTTTTTAATGTTCTGGCGTCCCTTTTGAGCTAAAATCTGTTTAAACTTCTCTAAAGTAAAACCCTTATTCAAAGGTTCAATACCAAATTCTGAATCTAAGAAACTTTTAACCTCGGACTTACTCATTATATTCATCCAGCCAAACTTGCGCAAATCATTAAAAAATAAATGGCTGCCATCGCTGAATTTAAAGATTATATGGGTAAACTTGTTTGGTAAATTTACTAAACCTCGAGGCACCGGATGACCGCCCGCTGTCAGTTTGCCAAATTTATCACGAAAAATTAATTGACCAGTGAGCTTCAGGTGAATTAGTAATACTTTATTACTGTCTAATTCTATTAATATTAATTTGGCTCGCCGACCCACCTGCTTCACCTTCTGGCTAGTAACCTCTCGCTGGAATTGTTTAATAGACAACTTAACCAGTTTAGCCCCCCTAACTTCCACTGATTTAAACTTTTTACCTTTGATTTTTTTGTTGAGATCTCGGGCGATTGTCTCAACTTCGGGAAGTTCTGGCATGTCTTACAATTTATTATTTAATAATTTATTATTTATTATTCTTTAAGTTGCCTTCCATGTTTGAAAAATACTAAGGCGGTCAAAAAAAAATAAATAATAAATAGCTAAATAATAAATAAATTATATCAAGGGCTGTCCAGTTATTTCCTTTGGCTTCTCTATTCCTATTATTTTTAAAATCGTTGGCGCCACATCAGCCAATACTCCAGATGGAGCGGCCAAAGTTAAATCCGGCTTTTCATTATTTGTTCCGGATCTAAAAAAATCTTTACCCACGATAATGCAGGGCACAGGATTGGTGCTGTGCTCTTTATCAATATTACCTGTTTGGAGATTCACCATCTCTTCAACATTACCGTGGTCTGCCGTAATAACCGCCACCCCATCTTGGGCCAGCAATGCCTTAACAACTCGGTCCAAACAAACATCCACGCATTCCACCGCCTTAACTCCGGCTTTAAAAACGCCAGTATGAGCAACCATGTCCGGGTTAGCAAAATTAACAATGATAAAATGATAAGTGTTGTCCGCGATGGCCTTAACCAACTTATCTGTTATTTCATAAGCAGACATCTCTGGTTTCTCGGCATAGGACGGGATGCGAGGCGAGGGGACAAGAATGTTGTCCTGACCTTTAAACGGCTTCTCATTACCTCCCGCGAAAAAAAACGTAACATGCGCATATTTTTCGGTTTCGGCAACATGAAGCTGTTTCTTGCCAGACTCACTTAATATTTTTGGCAATGGACGATTGATGGTCTCTGGATAAAAAGCAATGTTTACTGGTAAACCCTTCTCATATTCTGTCATAGTAACAAAAAACAGATTCTTCAAAACTTTCGGCCGGACAAACTCCTTAAAATCAGGAAGAACAAAAGCTTTGG
This region of Patescibacteria group bacterium genomic DNA includes:
- a CDS encoding CAP domain-containing protein, with amino-acid sequence MKNLLAKIRFFVSKNIPQLLNFPRHRMPVIEMSSSISRFLNIAKNKKIIQIISIILSVEIALFGVLFLVPSVAYLSQVDAEHIIQLTNSERTKYNLPPLTANEQLTLAAENKAKDLLARQYFSHTTPDGKVFSAWIKGADYEYSYAGENLAIGFVTNQGVVDAWMRSGKHRANILGSQYQEIGLAVITGQFNDQETTIIVQTFGKPRR
- the mutM gene encoding bifunctional DNA-formamidopyrimidine glycosylase/DNA-(apurinic or apyrimidinic site) lyase, with amino-acid sequence MPELPEVETIARDLNKKIKGKKFKSVEVRGAKLVKLSIKQFQREVTSQKVKQVGRRAKLILIELDSNKVLLIHLKLTGQLIFRDKFGKLTAGGHPVPRGLVNLPNKFTHIIFKFSDGSHLFFNDLRKFGWMNIMSKSEVKSFLDSEFGIEPLNKGFTLEKFKQILAQKGRQNIKKVLMDQKNIAGIGNIYADEACFYAGIRPTRLVRTLKHEEIKKLEQGIKKILKAAVALRGTSVDTYVDASGRQGGYTSHLKVYGRGGERCKRCGGTIKKIKLNGRGTHFCSECQL
- a CDS encoding phosphatase PAP2 family protein; translated protein: MDLQLFQLINNLAGKNDVLDFLGIFFASYAIWLMIFLILALGFLPPHKQGAILTRMNAARAVLAGLLGWGMARGLGLFFYRPRPYVSFQVNKLIEQLFAGKSFPSDHTTIAFALACTIFLYNKKIGIWFLVGAALIALSRVYVGVHYPGDIFAGAILGIIFALIIKKLIPTRC